In Musa acuminata AAA Group cultivar baxijiao chromosome BXJ2-10, Cavendish_Baxijiao_AAA, whole genome shotgun sequence, a genomic segment contains:
- the LOC135625345 gene encoding sulfite exporter TauE/SafE family protein 3-like, with amino-acid sequence MELKWRSGRLWPAVLVALAAAAVVVTADRGLRPEAAGAEAVEAEEVGLSDYVLKVVDFLWRPDESSYRHVWPPMKFGWEIVVGSIIGFLGSAFGSVGGVGGGGIYVPMLTLIIGFDAKSSTAISKCMIMGAAGSTVWYNLKLRHPTLDMPIIDYDLALLFQPMLMLGISIGVVFNVVFADWMVTVLLIILFLTTSTKAFLKGVETWNKETIMKKEAAMLKESNGRDEIEYKVLPSGPENASKKALRKEAPIMENVYWKELGLLSFVWIAFLILQVLKQNYTSTCSPWYWILNFLQVPVSLGVSGYEAVSLYRGKRIISSKGEEGTNFTVVQLVFYCLIGVLAGIVGGLLGLGGGFILGPVFLELGVPPQVSSATATFAMTFSSSMSVVEYYLLKRFPIPYALYLVAVALVAAIVGQHVVKRLIEILGRASLIIFILASTIFVSAISLGGVGISNMVQKIQHHEYMGFENLCKYEA; translated from the exons ATGGAGCTCAAGTGGCGGAGCGGACGGCTGTGGCCGGCTGTGCTGGTCGCGCTCGCTGCGGCAGCAGTGGTGGTGACGGCGGATCGTGGTCTGCGTCCGGAGGCGGCGGGAGCCGAGGCTGTCGAGGCGGAGGAGGTCGGGCTGTCGGATTACGTGCTGAAGGTGGTGGATTTCTTGTGGCGGCCGGATGAATCTTCCTACCGACATGTTTGGCCG CCGATGAAATTTGGGTGGGAAATCGTCGTCGGATCTATCATTGGATTCTTAGGGTCAGCGTTCGGGAGCGTTGGAGGCGTCGGTGGTGGTGGGATCTACGTTCCCATGCTTACGTTGATCATTGGATTCGACGCCAAGTCTTCGACTGCTATATCAAAAT GCATGATCATGGGCGCAGCAGGATCGACAGTTTGGTACAATTTGAAGCTGAGGCATCCAACTCTGGATATGCCCATCATCGATTATGATCTGGCTTTGCTCTTCCAACCAATGCTCATGCTGGGGATCAGTATCGGAGTCGTGTTCAACGTCGTCTTTGCTGACTGGATGGTCACAGTTCTTCTAATCATCCTCTTCCTAA CTACATCAACTAAGGCGTTTTTGAAGGGTGTAGAGACATGGAACAAAGAGACGATAATGAAGAAG GAGGCAGCAATGCTTAAAGAGTCAAATG GAAGAGATGAAATAGAGTACAAAGTTCTCCCATCTGGTCCAGAGAATGCATCGAAGAAGGCTTTACGAAAAGAG GCTCCAATCATGGAAAATGTCTACTGGAAGGAGCTTGGCCTTCTTAGTTttgtatggatagcattccttatCCTGCAGGTTTTGAAG CAAAACTACACATCAACCTGTTCCCCGTGGTATTGGATTCTGAACTTTCTTCAG GTCCCTGTTTCACTGGGAGTATCAGGATATGAAGCTGTTAGCTTGTACagaggaaaaagaattatttcatcaaagggagaagaagGAACAAATTTTACGGTCGTTCAGCTAGTTTTCTACTGCTTGATCGGTGTCCTTGCTGGTATAGTTGGGGGGCTGCTCGGTCTCGGGGGCGGGTTCATTTTGGGCCCTGTTTTCTTGGAGCTTGGTGTTCCTCCACAG GTCTCGAGTGCTACAGCAACTTTCGCGATGACGTTTTCTTCATCCATGTCTGTTGTGGAGTACTACCTTCTGAAGCGTTTCCCCATCCCTTACG CATTGTATTTGGTGGCTGTGGCATTAGTTGCTGCCATTGTGGGTCAGCATGTCGTTAAGCGACTGATCGAAATACTGGGACGAGCTTCTCTCATCATCTTCATCCTCGCTTCCACAATTTTCGTTAGTGCAATCTCGTTGG GTGGAGTCGGCATATCGAACATGGTTCAGAAGATCCAGCATCATGAGTACATGGGCTTCGAGAATCTCTGCAAGTACGAAGCGTAG
- the LOC135625343 gene encoding probable chlorophyll(ide) b reductase NYC1, chloroplastic — protein sequence MPPPLAMATASAQLHLHLAADFFDHLGSKDVTRRIRGPRLRPRFDRNPATYDGLSFLGPRICRQRAIPPLPCRSFRSENSGEESDGRMAVVKEERESRQQKRKGALYAFKSMLVRLSGSDSRPAGQYRKYVEKTEEIFFSFITQLGRYLVTMMSTEVILATGFQLSGGDSQMNTLIWYSWLGGIIIGTMIGANMVLEEHCKAGPRNVVVTGSTRGLGKALAREFLLSGDRVVIASRSPESVHHTVEELRENLKEGISVSGNKARKNLSHAMVVGIACDVCKPEDVRKLANFAVDELGSVDIWINNAGTNKGFRPLLQFTDDDIDQIVSTNLVGSLLCTREAIRVLGSQGKGGHIFNMDGAGSGGSSTPLTAVYGSTKCGLRQLQASLFKECKRSKVGVHTASPGMVLTDLLLSGSTLRNKQMFNIICELPETVARTLVPRMRVVKGNGKAINYLTPPRILLALVTAWLRRGRWFDEQGRALYAAEADRIRNWAESRARFSFTDAMEMYAENTWVSVFSLSVVCAFIMLSSSGTAFPGT from the exons ATGCCGCCGCCCCTTGCCATGGCCACCGCCTCTGCTCAGCTCCACCTTCACCTCGCTGCTGACTTCTTCGACCATCTCGGCTCCAAGGACGTGACCCGACGTATCCGCGGCCCGAGGCTTCGGCCGCGATTCGACCGGAACCCGGCCACTTACGACGGACTGTCCTTCTTGGGGCCAAGAATTTGCCGCCAGAGGGCGATCCCGCCTCTCCCCTGCCGGTCCTTTAGGTCGGAGAACAGTGGGGAGGAGAGCGACGGCAGGATGGCGGTGGTGAAGGAAGAGAGGGAATCGAGGCAGCAGAAGCGCAAGGGTGCTCTTTACGCTTTCAAATCGATGCTCGTTAGGCTTTCGGGTTCGGATTCGAGACCCGCAGGGCAGTACAGGAAGTACGTGGAGAAAACGGAAGAAATTTTCTTCTCG TTCATAACACAGTTAGGAAGATATCTTGTCACCATGATGAGTACTGAAGTTATACTTGCAACTGGATTTCAGTTGTCAG GTGGGGACAGTCAGATGAATACTCTGATTTGGTATAGCTGGCTTGGTGGAATTATTATTGGAACAATGATAGGTGCAAACATGGTTCTAGAAGAACATTGCAAAGCCGGGCCACGAAATGTTGTTGTTACCGGAAG CACAAGGGGGTTAGGTAAGGCACTTGCTCGTGAGTTTCTTCTATCAGGAGACCGTGTTGTCATTGCGTCCCGCAG CCCTGAATCAGTTCATCATACAGTGGAAGAGCTAAGGGAAAACCTAAAGGAGGGTATTTCTGTTTCTGGAAATAAAGCCAGAAAAAATTTATCTCATGCTATGGTTGTTGGTATTGCCTGTGATGTTTGTAAACCAGAGGATGTAAGAAAGTTGGCAAACTTTGCTGTAGATGAATTGGGTTCAGTGGACATCTGG ATCAACAATGCTGGCACTAACAAAGGTTTCAGACCTTTGCTGCAGTTCACAGATGATGATATTGACCAG ATCGTCTCGACAAACTTGGTTGGTTCTTTACTCTGTACAAGAGAAGCAATTCGTGTCTTGGGGTCCCAAGGCAAGGGGGGGCACATATTCAACATGGATGGGGCAGGTTCTGGGGGATCAAGCACACCATTGACAGCTGT ATACGGATCAACTAAGTGTGGCCTTCGACAGCTCCAAGCATCACTTTTTAAAGAATGCAAGCGTTCCAAGGTTGGAGTCCACACAGCATCTCCAGGAATGGTTCTTACAGATCTACTTTTGAG TGGTTCAACACTTCGAAACAAACAAATGTTCAACATCATCTGTGAGCTTCCAGAAACAGTAGCTAGAACTTTGGTGCCAAGGATGCGCGTCGTGAAGGGAAATGGAAAGGCTATTAATTACTTAACACCACCTCGAATATTACTTGCTTTGGTTACCGCTTGGCTTCGTCGAGGTCGATGGTTTGATGAGCAG GGAAGAGCATTGTATGCAGCCGAGGCTGACAGGATCCGCAACTGGGCTGAGAGCCGTGCACGATTCTCTTTCACGGATGCCATGGAGATGTATGCAGAGAACACCTGGGTCTCCGTTTTCTCGCTATCAGTCGTCTGTGCCTTCATCATGCTCTCCAGCTCTGGCACTGCTTTCCCCGGCACATGA
- the LOC135625346 gene encoding large ribosomal subunit protein eL37z-like, with protein MGKGTGSFGKRRNKTHTLCVRCGRRSFHLQKSRCGACGYPSSRIRKYNWSVKATRRKTTGTGRMRYLRHVPRRFKSSFREGTQATPRKKAVAEA; from the exons ATG GGGAAGGGAACTGGGAGCTTCGGGAAGCGGAGGAACAAGACCCACACCCTCTGTGTCCGCTGCGGCCGCCGCAGCTTCCACCTCCAGAAGAGCCGCTGCGGCGCCTGCGGATACCCTTCCAGCAGGATCCGCAAAT ATAACTGGAGCGTGAAAGCGACCCGGAGGAAGACGACGGGGACTGGGAGGATGAGGTACCTCCGCCACGTCCCACGCCGCTTCAAGAGCAGTTTCCGCGAAG gtacgcaAGCGACCCCCAGGAAGAAGGCTGTGGCTGAGGCGTAG
- the LOC135625347 gene encoding uncharacterized protein LOC135625347, protein MNGTEGTARGRAPRRMKCPSVASLWPAAPPPHHVTATVALPHPAAALYTGGSDGSIVWWSLSAGREIRPVALLCGHAAPISDLAACSPAGSSLPASAALLSACADGVLCVWTAGSGRCRRRRKLPPWSGTPLLLSPLPLSPRYVCVFCTSADSAGHHANEGPKCVVVVVDSWSLNVLRTVFHGGLPIGPVKSMVVVPVAEDGGKKRQDAILVDGHGKTKFLMVSESDDDDQEGTILQRGSSLEAVPSVSGETSEAQATAVAVTGDGKLLALVLENYCVFKSVNDGVTVGEIYLDGSPLCNENYTKKSQLVGGMFLKKDIEHSATEPEDLADGSAWSFFLWSTSGAGVVYMVSLSGVTFKFEPLCKVPATLVVPGEKGSAYFCQINRCLVRTESLCFSVGGALLWKPYVTKWSIAKLEAILDDNPCSLFVANLLGEGGFAGDTVGKLSCSVYEAGESTEKNIQHSYFGHTSGLNVECGDDSHNFFGSNDQIVSSSMVLSEDFFGPYAVVYGFYSGQIQILQFINVFREVNSDPGSTNYQNYLQTSERFFTGHTGSVLCLAAHRMIAHSEADSFHHILISGSMDCTIRIWNMDTGNLVSVMHHHVAPVRQIILPPPWTYHPWNDCFLSVGEDCCVALISLEALGVERMFPGHPSYPSMVAWDSTKGYIACLCKNLQSSSDAVTVLYLWDVKTGARERIIRGTASHLMFDHFCRGIHKNSITGSILGGTTSASSLLLSAPKDAIISQSHAAKLETGVNLSKVGISHRSMGSLDMSTIQAEHTRGKVPLLVPSPDSYNHDLARNSFKRRAKSQRFNEKKKHPVKCYCPFPGIAVLKFDLSCLMSPLSKQNSDKQVNIHLPELDPKEPGFQYRGSSFDSQGLENCLVKGSLEGYLLRFSLCFLHLWGVDQELDKLLMHEMSVCKPEGCHIGSGLIGDRGSLTLMFPGLSATLELWKASSEFCAMRSLSIVSLAQRMITVSQTCTTASSALAAFYTRNFAEKVPDIKPPLLQLLASFWQDPSEHVRMAARSLFHCSAPRAVPYPLYCQKMIVPEISSSSSGVVSNASNGYSSGYTDSNRSMHSTMSVDSEVSSMISWLESFEFQEWILWIGGTSQDVIASNIIVAAALVVWYPSIVKNTLPKLVVNQLVKLVMPTNDRYSSTAAELLAEGMENTWKFCLGSEIPRLVGDIFFQIECLSGTTANKAKQNPAVAVTIREALVEILLPSLAMADIAGYLNVIEGQLWATSSDSPIHIVSLKTLIRLVRGSPKPLALYLDKVVHYILQTMDPGNLVMRKACLNSSMIALREVARVFPMIALNETSTRLAVGDAIGDISTATIRVYDIDSVSKIKVLDASGPPGLPSLLEESSKSRITTVITALTFSPDGEGLVAFSENGLMIRWWSLGTAWWEKLSRSLVPVQCTKLIFVPPEGFSPSSSRSSMIATIIGNDKRGNSPDKIKELDDVDVLKLLTHSLDLSYRLQWVGGKKVALIRHGQELGTFQL, encoded by the exons ATGAACGGAACAGAGGGAACCGCTCGAGGACGGGCACCGCGCCGGATGAAGTGCCCCTCCGTCGCCTCCCTGTGGCCTGCCGCCCCTCCCCCGCACCACGTCACCGCCACCGTCGCCCTCCCCCACCCGGCCGCCGCCCTCTACACCGGCGGATCCGATGGCTCCATCGTCTGGTGGAGCCTCTCCGCCGGGCGCGAGATCCGCCCCGTGGCCTTGCTCTGTGGCCACGCCGCGCCTATTTCCGACCTCGCCGCCTGCTCGCCCGCCGGGTCCAGCCTGCCCGCCTCCGCCGCGCTGCTGAGCGCCTGCGCCGATGGCGTGCTCTGCGTCTGGACTGCCGGGAgcggccgctgccgccgccgaagAAAACTGCCGCCGTGGTCGGGGACGCCGTTGCTGCTGTCTCCGCTGCCTTTGTCCCCGCGGTACGTTTGCGTCTTTTGCACCTCCGCTGACTCCGCCGGCCACCATGCGAATGAAGGCCCGAAGTGCGTGGTGGTCGTGGTCGACTCGTGGTCGCTGAACGTGTTGCGGACCGTCTTCCACGGGGGCCTGCCTATTGGTCCAGTGAAGTCGATGGTGGTGGTTCCGGTGGCGGAGGATGGAGGAAAGAAGAGGCAAGATGCCATCTTGGTTGACGGACATGGAAAGACAAAGTTCTTGATGGTCTCAGAGAGCGATGATGATGATCAAGAAGGCACCATTCTCCAAAGAGGCTCGTCTTTGGAGGCCGTTCCGTCTGTTTCCGGGGAGACTTCTGAAGCTCAAGCAACAGCAGTGGCGGTTACCGGTGATGGGAAGCTCTTAGCTCTCGTACTGGAGAATTACTGTGTTTTCAAGTCGGTAAACGATGGTGTCACTGTCGGCGAGATCTATTTAGATGGTAGTCCCCTCTGCAATGAGAATTATACTAAGAAGTCTCAGCTGGTGGGaggaatgtttctcaagaaagacATCGAGCACAGTGCAACAGAGCCTGAGGATTTGGCTGATGGTTCTGCCTGGAGCTTTTTTCTTTGGAGTACTAGCGGGGCTGGAGTGGTGTACATGGTATCACTCTCGGGAGTTACATTCAAGTTTGAGCCTCTCTGCAAGGTTCCGGCAACACTTGTTGTTCCCGGTGAGAAAGGATCAGCTTATTTCTGTCAAATAAATCGTTGTCTTGTTCGCACAGAATCACTTTGTTTCTCAGTTGGTGGGGCGTTACTATGGAAACCTTATGTCACAAAATGGTCAATTGCAAAATTGGAAGCAATCCTAGATGATAATCCTTGTAGCCTTTTTGTAGCCAATTTGCTTGGGGAAGGGGGTTTTGCAGGGGATACAGTTGGGAAGCTCTCATGTTCTGTGTATGAGGCAGGAGAGAGTACAGAGAAAAACATCCAGCACAGCTACTTCGGACACACCAGTGGTTTGAATGTTGAGTGTGGTGATGACAGCCATAACTTTTTTGGATCAAACGATCAAATTGTGTCATCTTCAATGGTCCTTTCTGAAGACTTCTTTGGTCCATATGCTGTAGTTTATGGTTTCTATAGTGGTCAGATACAAATACTTCAATTTATTAATGTGTTCCGTGAGGTGAATTCTGATCCAGGAAGTACTAATTACCAGAATTATCTACAAACTTCTGAACGTTTCTTCACAGGGCACACAGGTTCAGTTCTTTGTTTGGCTGCACATCGTATGATTGCACATTCAGAAGCGGATTCttttcatcatattttgataTCGGGAagtatggactgtaccatccggaTATGGAATATGGATACTGGTAATCTTGTTTCAGTAATGCACCACCATGTAGCTCCTGTTAGGCAAATTATATTGCCGCCACCCTGGACTTATCATCCTTGGAATGATTGCTTTTTATCTGTTGGGGAGGATTGTTGCGTAGCCCTTATTTCACTGGAGGCGTTGGGTGTTGAAAGAATGTTTCCTGGACATCCCAGCTATCCTTCGATGGTTGCATGGGATAGCACAAAAGGCTACATAGCTTGTCTGTGCAAAAACCTCCAATCATCATCAGATGCTGTCACTGTATTATATCTTTGGGATGTGAAAACAGGTGCTCGAGAGCGAATTATTAGGGGTACGGCTTCTCATTTAATGTTTGATCATTTCTGTAGAGGCATCCACAAAAACTCTATTACAGGCAGCATATTGGGCGGTACAACTTCAGCATCTTCATTGCTCCTTTCAGCTCCTAAAGATGCAATAATTTCACAATCCCATGCAGCAAAATTAGAGACTGGTGTGAACTTGTCTAAAGTTGGTATATCTCATAGAAGCATGGGTTCCTTGGACATGAGCACCATTCAGGCAGAGCACACTAGGGGAAAGGTACCACTTTTGGTACCTTCGCCAGATTCATATAATCATGATTTAGCTAGAAATAGTTTTAAGAGGCGAGCAAAATCACAAAGGTTCAATGAAAAGAAGAAGCATCCTGTGAAATGTTATTGCCCATTCCCAGGAATTGCAGTGTTGAAGTTTGACCTTTCATGTCTTATGTCTCCGCTCTCTAAACAAAACAGTGATAAGCAGGTGAATATTCACCTTCCTGAACTTGATCCCAAGGAACCAGGTTTTCAGTATAGAGGTTCTAGTTTTGATTCCCAAGGACTTGAAAACTGTCTTGTTAAAGGATCACTTGAAGGGTATTTACTTAGATTCAGCTTATGTTTTCTACATTTATGGGGTGTTGATCAGGAGTTAGACAAATTACTAATGCATGAAATGAGTGTTTGTAAACCAGAAGGTTGTCATATAGGTTCTGGACTAATTGGGGATAGAGGATCCCTGACACTGATGTTCCCTGGCTTGAGTGCTACTCTAGAG CTTTGGAAGGCCTCATCAGAGTTCTGTGCGATGAGGTCTTtatcaatagtttctcttgcacaGCGCATGATCACTGTATCCCAAACTTGTACGACAGCTAGcag TGCCTTGGCAGCATTCTATACTCGAAACTTTGCAGAGAAAGTTCCAGACATAAAGCCTCCTTTACTCCAG cttttggcaagtttttggcaagATCCAAGCGAACATGTCCGCATGGCTGCACGTTCTTTGTTCCATTGCTCTGCACCACGTGCTGTCCCATATCCTCTCTATTGTCAGAAAATGATAGTTCCTGAAATTTCTTCAAGTTCTTCTGGTGTTGTTTCTAATGCGAGCAATGGATATTCAagtggctacacagactcaaacaGATCCATGCATAGTACTATGAGTGTTGATTCTGAAGTATCCTCAATGATTTCATGGCTGGAATCATTTGAATTTCAAGAATGGATTTTGTGGATTGGAGGAACAAGTCAGGACGTGATTGCTTCAAACATCATAGTTGCAGCAGCTTTAGTTGTTTGGTACCCAAGCATAGTGAAGAATACTCTTCCCAAGCTGGTTGTAAATCAACTAGTTAAGTTGGTTATGCCAACAAATGATCGGTACAGTTCAACTGCAGCGGAGCTTCTGGCAGAGGGGATGGAAAATACATGGAAATTTTGCTTGGGTTCTGAGATTCCTCGTCTTGTTGGGgatatattttttcaaattgAATGCCTAAGTGGCACCACAGCAAATAAAGCTAAACAAAATCCAGCAGTAGCTGTTACTATTCGGGAGGCTTTAGTTGAAATTCTTCTACCAAGCTTAGCGATGGCTGATATTGCAGGATATTTAAATGTAATAGAAGGCCAATTATGGGCTACTTCCTCAGATTCACCGATTCATATTGTCTCACTAAAGACTCTCATCAGATTAGTACGTGGCTCTCCAAAGCCCCTAGCATTATATCTTGATAAG GTAGTACACTATATCTTACAAACTATGGACCCTGGCAACTTGGTCATGCGCAAGGCTTGTCTTAATAGCTCCATGATTGCTTTAAGAGAAGTTGCACGCGTATTTCCAATGATTGCTTTAAATGAAACTTCTACACGACTGGCTGTTGGGGATGCTATTGGAGATATAAGCACTGCTACTATTCGAGTATATGATATAGACAG TGTTTCAAAAATAAAGGTTTTGGATGCTAGTGGACCACCAGGTCTTCCAAGCTTACTTGAAGAATCATCGAAGTCGAGGATTACTACAGTGATCACAGCTTTGACGTTTTCACCAGATGGAGAG GGGCTAGTTGCTTTCTCCGAGAATGGATTAATGATCAGATGGTGGTCTCTGGGAACTGCTTGGTGGGAGAAGCTCAGCAGAAGTCTTGTTCCTGTCCAATGCACCAAACTCATTTTTGTTCCTCCAGAAGGATTTTCACCAAGTTCTTCTCGCTCAAGCATGATTGCCACCATAATCGGGAATGATAAACGGGGCAATTCTCCG GATAAGATAAAGGAACTAGATGATGTTGACGTGCTAAAGCTCTTAACTCACAGTCTCGATCTTTCATACCGGCTTCAGTGGGTCGGCGGAAAGAAGGTTGCACTTATCCGCCACGGTCAGGAGTTGGGAACATTTCAGTTGTGA